In the Silene latifolia isolate original U9 population chromosome 1, ASM4854445v1, whole genome shotgun sequence genome, TAAAGTGGTGTCTTCTAAATGTTCTAAGCTGAATAAGCAATGAGTCGAGTTTGTACTGTGTAAGTTACTATTTATACTCCtggcaaaaaaaagaaaaaaaaactgccAAAGTAGATACCTGAGAGCAATCAGATAGTACTTCTCGTTGCTTTCTTTGTAGTGCTTAGCCTGATCAATTGAAACACGCAAAGCATAAGAATACATCTAAAGACTACACATCCTCCATAATGACGATCTTTCTTTTACTCTTACACTCATCAATGCTCACATTCAAATTAAATTTCATATCAGAAGAGGATAAATGAGATTGCTCATGCATTGTCAAATACAGAAAACAAATTGTCGATGGCAAACTAAATTGACCAAAATAGTCTTTGACAACTAAAACTAAATACGGATCTACCTATCCAGTCATTCATCGTTAACTTAACCAATCTGCCTATCAACATAACGTATCAAACCATACATAGATCTACCCCTTAGCAATTGGAACTTGGAAGAACCATCCACAGTTCATAAATTCTGTCTAGTAACCAAAACCGATACATAAATCTTACATCAAAAACCACAGAATGTATTCCCCCGCCACCAAATGTTTTTTTACTTCATATATTCATGACAGTTTGATTTAAAATCCTCTATCATTCATAGCATTCAGGAAGAATGTTGTTAGCTAAACAAAGCAAGTACAAACAACAAAATGACCACATTAAGTATATTGTGATAACATCAACAAGGAATTATTCCCATCACTATTTAGAAATCACCCGCAACAATGGCCTTCACAATCAATGACCACCAAACATCGTGCACTAAAATTCCATATTTTTCCGTTTCGTATTCGATGAAAACTCAAAAGTTCCCTCCATAACAGTCATCAATTATGAGCAGTTGAACACCTAGAGTTAAATGACCATATTAAGTCAAATGTCATAACAGCAATAAGGAACTACAGTTTTTAAGCCTGCCTCCGAATTTGACCCCTAAAATcataacaagaacaacaacaacaataacaacaacaacaaataatacACCCTCTTTCCCATTCTTTTCTTTATCTTTCTTGTCATTTGTGAGGGTATTTCaattaaagataaacaaatgaatggAACTAAGGGGGTAGTTGGTTTGTCCAAAGTTAGCTACATTGTCTCACATGCAATCACTAGTCAGTCGAGTTAACTTTGATAGGCCATGAATGAACAGGTCAGACGCTTACCTCGACGATCATAATCCATAGCTGAACAATAGAGAGCTTGTTCCGAATTTACACTAAGGGATACCTACGTCATTAGATAGCAGAATTGAAAGGCACTGTCTGGATGTACTCCCACCCTTCTGTCAAACTCTATTCTGAACTTGTGAACTTGAGCGACCAACACCGAAAAAAAAAATCGCCTTTTCAGTAAGAAGACTTTAAACTGGGTCGACCAATAGCGTAACAGAAGTGCCAGTGTCGAAAATTACGTTTAAGTTAGCAACAAAAGAATTGAAGCTCACACTCACATTGGTTAACATGTTGGTATATACCCTGTGAATCAAATGTTGCATTACATTGTGTTAATAACACAGTACCAAAGTATGGCCCTGCAAGGCTGCAAGTCATGCTACTCGAATGTAAAACACTCATATTCCGTCTATAAGAAGAAATAAGGATGACTTACATTAATCGATTTTGAAGGACTGGTGTTTGGCTTTGGTTTTGGCTCCAAAACTTATTCGACCGATACCATCAGGACTAAAACACATGGAAAAGGAATTTGCAACAAGTTCTTGACTATACAACTATGGCAACAAGTACAAATAACCATAGAATTACCAAACAAAGCATAATACAATGTGCATAAGAACCAAAGTTCACAACTTCAGTAACTTAAGTTTTATGGcattcctaaatgcaactacatcgACAGAAATCTACAAGAATACATTCACAAAACGACAACATAAAAGTATTCTCAAGTACCCACCTGGATAACCAGCAACAGTAATCCCTAGTTGATACAAGAAAAAAGGAAATCGAGATTCTTTTAACGATATCCATATTAAGCACTGGATTTTCTAAAAGAAAAACCAGACCTCAACAAACCCAAACAAAATATACTTGATACTAGTGTATATATGTATGCTGTATGTTGTACGCAAAACCTATCTTGAGATTGTACTTGTCTCGTACATATATACATTAGATTGGACTGGTCTCGTACTTTATTGTACTCAAAACTGCAAATTTCATGGAACCCATCAAAACCGCAGTAACTAAACTACTTCCTCCATTTTTCTATGTTTGccccatttcattaaaatataccTCACATTTCATTATTTTATGGGGCAAacataggaaattggagggagtatgaaaTAACGATTAACCATAAAATTCGCTAATAGTTTAGCTGAATAACCCTTCatggagctagaattgttttaaACAACAACATGAGTACTATACGAACTGAAATGTAATACACAACCACAAGAGCTTTATTGTATTCACAAAATTGCAAGTCCTACTTAATTGAACTGAAAAAAAATCCATCACTTCTACTCAAACCGATTAAAGCGATCCATCTCCCAAATGAACTGAAGTTTAATTGAACGACCTAACCCTAATAATTAATAGTACCCTAATAGATAAAATAATTGAATCCCAAAACCCTAAATGATTAAAAAGAACCTAAATTCAATTATAAACTGTAAACAAATAAGGAAAAACAaacgatttaaaaaaaaaaaattagataaAAAACTAACCTGATTGAGAATTGCGAACTCGCGTTGATGAGGTGGTGCCCGAAGTAACAAGGTGGGTCACGAGGTTGGTGTCGGAAATAACAAGGTGGCTGAGGGTCACAATGTGGCTGCCGACGTTCTATCACCTGCCTCCGTTCTGCGCCGAGGTGAGGAGCAATAATAATTGGGGAAGTTTGGGTGTTAATTGTTGAGACTTAAGGGAGGTGGGAAGAAACATACTGTTGGTAGAGAATAAGagaatattttattatttttttatgccCCCTTTGATGGTTAGTATTCCCAAAACTTAAGAATGCAGCCTAATTTTCACTTTTACAATTAGTAGGGCGGTAAATGAAAAATTTCCGTAGAAGTAACACTAGTGTTGCTCAAAGTCTTGCGACAAAATACAACGCTTGTTTCGAAATGTTGCACTTATAGTAGTACAATGCAACACTTTTCTTAAAGTGATGCCCTATATAAGTAAAAGCAACATTTTTTAATAAAGCGTTGCATAATTAACTCAAAATTGCAACGTGAATATAAAGTGTTGCTACAGAAATGTTGCATTATGtccatttttgtagtagtgaaatgTCCTTGGAATGCTAAAAGGTCAAGATTGCCTAAGTGCACTTGTAAGGTCAAGAGAAAGTGTAAGTATAGGTTGTATGCTACTAGATTGGATGATGGCCTCACATTTCAAATTAGATCATTGAACTTGGAGCATGTTTGTGCATTCACAACAAAGAATAGGATGGTGACTTCAGAGTACATTGCTGAAAAGTACCTGGAGACTTGGAGAAATGACCCAAATTGGAGTTTGATTGGGGTTCAAAGCAGAGTTAAGTTTGACCTTGGTGTTGATGTAGGCTATCATAAGTGTTGGGTGGCTAGAGCAAGGGCAAAGATGATGATACATGGTAATTTAGATGGCCAATACAGCAGGGTATGGGACTATGTATTTCAAATTAGGAAGTTTAATCCAGGATCCCCAACTTGTGTTAAAGTAGATAGGATTGATAGACCTCCTCCCATTTTCCAAATAATGTACATTTGTTTGGCAGCTTGCAAAGAAGGGTTTGTTAAACGGTGTAGGCCCCTTCTTGGGGTTGATGGCTGTCATTTGAAGGGTCAGTACCCTGGGATGTGTTTAGTGGTTGTGTCAATGGATGTGAATAATAATATATTTTCGGTTGCATGGGCTGTTGTTGAGGTGGAAAATGCTGAGACATGGCAGTGGTTTTTGGATTTGCTAGTCAGAGACATTGGCTCAGATGAAGGGGATGGCCTAACCTTTATGTCTGATAGGCAAAAAGGATTGCTTGAAGCTATGAATGTGGTGGTGCCTAGCGCAGAGACTAGATTCTGTGTTAGGCACATATGGGCCAACTTCAAGCTACAATTTGCTGGCATTGGCTTCAAAGAGAATTTCTGGAAGGCTGCTTGGGCAACAACAGAGGTAGTAACGTCTGAACTTTGCTATTGACTCTCTGAATATTTGATTTTTATTTTGTAACTCACATTCATACTGATACTCTTTTATGCTACTGAACAGGCTGAGTTTAACTTTGAAATGGCAGGAATCAAGTATCTCTCTGAGGGAGCTTACAACTACCTTAATAGAATACCACCAAGGCATTGGAGCAGACATGCTTTCTCAACGAACTATAAAAGTAGCATGATTACCAACAATCTTTGTGAGTCCTTCAATGCTGTGCTGAAAGATGCAAAGGACAAGGCCATTCTTACACACATGGAATGGATGCGAAGGTATGTCATGAAACGAAATTATGAGAAAAGAGAAGGAGTTGAtaaatatgatgatgattttatgcCATACATTGATAAGTGTTTCAAGAAAATGTACACTGAAGTAAGGTATGCCAAAGTCCACCCAAGTAAATCAACAAACTTTGAGGTTGATTACAAAGGTGGTAATTTTACTGTCAATTTGGTTGAACAAAAATTCAACTGTAAGCATTGGGAGCTAAGTGGTATACCATGCATTCATGCCATGGCATGTATTGTAAACCAAAGACTTATTCCCAAGGATTATGTCAATGATGCTTATTCAAAAGAAAAGTATCTACTTGCTTACTCCCCTGCATTCAGTCAAATGCCTGGTGTAGACCAATGGGAAAAGACTGGCCTTGATGAAcccttacccccccccccccccccctatcaAGAAGGATGCCTGGAAGGCCttccaataagaaaagaaaaaaggagCCGGGTGAAGGGAGTCAAGTGAAAAGAGTGAAAAAGGCTCACAAATGTGGCAAGTGTGGAACATTAAGCCATAATAAGAAAAGTTGCAAGAACACTACTCCACCTCCCAAACAAAAATCCAAAGGTGGTAGACATGAAAAAGATACTTCATGGGTTAGAGCAGCAAAAACAAAAGCACACCAAAAACGAGCAACAAGGGCCCATGATCAGGCCATCTTAAGCCAAACTGGAAGTCAACCACCAATTGAGTAGGCTATCGGTTAAATTAGTTAGTGGTTGTTTAGTTTAACCTTATTATTTTATATGTTTACTTTGGATCAAGATGAACAAGGGTTATTTTGTATGGTTATTACTCAACGGTTGAACAATGATTTGGAAAATTTTAATAGCAATGATCTACTTTTTTATGTTCCTCGCAGTTtacatttgtgactttacaacaaGCTTGATGGCTGTTTATGCTTCTTTCATTAAGCCCTAAGAAGCTGATGTTGTTGTTAGTTTTGAATTGAAACAAGAAGGTTGTTTTCAATTTTATATTGTTATTATGTTAGCTGCCATTTTATTTTGAAGGAAATTGTTGATGCTCTTGCATTTTAGAACAAAGAAGTGTTGCATTTTCAAAGAAGAAGGTGGATAAAACGTAAAAGTGTATGAGGGAGAGGTAGAggttttttttataatatttgGTAAGGGATAGTTTGGTCATTATAAATAATAGAGAGTCGGAAAAACGTAAGCGAGACGATAaataagaaaatccgtcaacatAATACAAAATAGGTGTGGATTGGGAGGGTTTCTTGTAAAACTAGGTGGTTATTCGTAAAATTGGACTCAataggtggtaatttgtaaactTTATGACTCAATAGGTGGTAAAAAGCAAAAAACTCTAACCATAATAACATATTAATATAAAGATAACTAATTAAAAAATTCATTTTACACTACTTATATAAGGTTGATTTATGTATGTATTTGGCATTTATGCTATTTTAAATTACACAAATTAAATTGATTACGTAAATAAAATGTAAGATTGTTATTTATGAATATCACATATACTTTGAACAAAGTAATTGACAAATGACGCGGGCTGAAAAGTAAGAAACAGAATGGGCCTATTTACATGAGTAGCCGAAAAGAGTATTCATGGGGATGGTAATAGCCCATTTGTTAGCCACTTGACTCTGTGTTGGGCTATTACAGGTTTTGACCATGGGACTTCCAATGTGTTCGTAGTTGGTAGTACTAGGTAGACCTAGACCAAGACACgacaagtctgacccgacccgagtgatCCGAACCTAACCCGAGCAAACCCTAACCGATAGATCCCGAGAATTTTTCGACCCGAAACCGATCccacccgacacgacccgataaCTAGTGACCCGAGCTCGAACCAAACACCCGATCCGATTTTGACACGACCAGATATtgacccgacaattattaagcgTAATATTGTTCAAAATTAGAGTGATTTAGTGTTTACATTGATAGGTTTGTCGTTTGACTTAATAATTAAGTAACTAACCAAACTAGGTTATAACCCGTGAAATTCACAGGTCTgttataatttataaatatataaaatGATTCAAATTATGTTTAATTAAAAGGTTATAATTTTTAGTATTAAAGAGTATACTTAAAACTTATGAAATGATTCAGAGTTTAAAATTATACTATTGTCACTTATCGTTGTCTCATTGAAATTAACAAAAATGTCGATTTAGTTACAAAttcaaaaattaaaaaagaaagtGTTCAATTGGAGAAGAATGTCGATTTTGTTCTAAAATATAAGAAACAATATGTTCGTAATTTATACATGAGAAATATGAAAAATGAACTTAACAAAATGTATCCGATTCTTTTGAATTGGcccattttaattattattttttaaagaTTTGTAAGGATATTTTAATGAAATTGGACAATTCCTAAGAATAGAAGTGAGTACTATTCCGATAAATTACAGTTGTAGATAGCGCCTCATTTTTCTTGTTGGTCACCTCCTGTTAGATTTCACTTTTGTTCTACTCGTATTTTGTACTCCATTAGAGAATAAGATCAACTCTTCTCATTGGTCTTGTTTATTCAACATAATAGCAAGGGTAATACGAAATATTTTCACGCCAATTTTGAAGTAAAGGTACTATAAAATTGTATCCATCCAGCTTATCCGTTTTCTATATTGTGGATATTGTTTTGATATATTTTAACTAAAAGTTGGTTTGGTAACTttaaattttcattatttttctcATGTCatatgtttatattttaaatagattttctatataacgtagtTAGTAGTTGACTTGAAAAAGCGAATATAATGTAAAATTATTCCTAGTGTTTATTTGCGAGAGTGCTAGTTTTCTTACCCAAAAAAACACATATATTTCATAATAAAAGCGTGAAATATGAGTTTCTCATACCCGTATAATCGTACATCAAATTCGAAGATGTCTTAGTTTAATGATTAAGACGAAGGTATTCAGGACAATAGCTCCCAGGTTCGAATACCTGCTCCCAtttattgtaatgcgactaagtgcgCGTTTCGTGAGATAAAAAAAAATCGAACACCAAACCCATAAAATAAATGCCCCATATCAACTCATTAACTCAAAACCATCCTTTCTATTTTAAAGCACAACCCAAATAAAATTTTTCACTTAAATACAAAGAGCCCCACCCAAATGAAAATTCATCCCCATCAAAATAGGAGCAGTAGTGGCGGCTAGAGTGCTCGATAATCACCATCATTGCGCCAAATTGAAGCGAATAGTGGTGAACGAATCAGATGTTAGGGCGAGCTGATGGTTCTCGGTGCAGATGGGAAGCGTAATGATCTGTTTGGTGGTGCACGATATCAATGATGGTGTGCGCAAACGGTTTCGAACTGATGTCAGGTTTCGGGCTTGTGTGTGGCTGTGTATAGAACTCAGACAGCTATGGATAGCACGAATTGGTTGCTGCTTGTTTTCTGTTGAGACGGAGGTACCATGGGTCAAGTCGTTGGGACGACGATTTTCTCAATAGATTGTTAGTTGAGAGCGGCTTGGGGCGGCGAATTGAGTAGTTTGGTGGTTTTGTGGGTTAGCCcttggcaagggtgattgatttGCGGTTGTAGTTTGGGAGTGATAAGCATAATCCTGGCTAACTATTTTATTCTCTAAATATTTTTGTATTATCTAGAATGATGCTTGAGTataatatcttgtaattatagtTAACTTGTGATCTTAGCTACCTAGGATCTTTAGGGTTTCCATccttgtggacacggggggcgcttgggaacaagtatttgcatttgtagagtcgccaccaatttttatgggaaattgaaaTCGTTTGAAtgcctcgcgtcatgtcaagacacaaagtagtgatatgAGCACTAAAAACTCGTTACCCttggcattctatgtctagaatgactctcgtggatgccaataaacatggatgttcacaaagatctggagtaagg is a window encoding:
- the LOC141641060 gene encoding uncharacterized protein LOC141641060, whose translation is MSIFVVVKCPWNAKRSRLPKCTCKVKRKCKYRLYATRLDDGLTFQIRSLNLEHVCAFTTKNRMVTSEYIAEKYLETWRNDPNWSLIGVQSRVKFDLGVDVGYHKCWVARARAKMMIHGNLDGQYSRVWDYVFQIRKFNPGSPTCVKVDRIDRPPPIFQIMYICLAACKEGFVKRCRPLLGVDGCHLKGQYPGMCLVVVSMDVNNNIFSVAWAVVEVENAETWQWFLDLLVRDIGSDEGDGLTFMSDRQKGLLEAMNVVVPSAETRFCVRHIWANFKLQFAGIGFKENFWKAAWATTEAEFNFEMAGIKYLSEGAYNYLNRIPPRHWSRHAFSTNYKSSMITNNLCESFNAVLKDAKDKAILTHMEWMRRYVMKRNYEKREGVDKYDDDFMPYIDKCFKKMYTEVRYAKVHPSKSTNFEVDYKGGNFTVNLVEQKFNCKHWELSGIPCIHAMACIVNQRLIPKDYVNDAYSKEKYLLAYSPAFSQMPGVDQWEKTGLDEPLPPPPPPYQEGCLEGLPIRKEKRSRVKGVK